A genomic stretch from Petrimonas mucosa includes:
- a CDS encoding ISL3 family transposase translates to MNSIALFTLALGLEKPWIITKIDIDPSISQLDIHIDFERGSKFLMPDGAYYTAYDSSDHTWQHLNFFQYRCYLHARIPRVKQSDGKTEVQSVPWARKGSGFTLLFEAFSMLLIEKEMPVSSVASTLKVYAQRIWGIFNYWVERAHKKDIPENLTQIGFDETSQKKGHNYITHLVDLNERRVLYACQGKGSDCIEESVKYLESKHVDTTQIEDVCIDMSPSFIAGCTAYLPESQITFDKFHVVKEVNKAMDELRKLERTGNELLKGHKYTFLKKKLSDKLQTEKDILLEMYPKLGQGYWLKEMFEDFWQIKDTEEAESYLAFWCDFAMESKIQPFIRLVNTIKAHWRGIVRYIKSKISNGILEGINSKIQLAKKRARGYRNSRNFINMIYFTCGKLKFDYPQYFI, encoded by the coding sequence ATGAATTCAATAGCACTTTTCACTTTAGCATTAGGTTTGGAAAAACCGTGGATCATTACCAAAATAGATATTGATCCAAGCATATCACAGTTGGATATCCACATAGACTTTGAGCGAGGCTCAAAGTTTTTAATGCCCGACGGAGCTTATTATACAGCTTATGACAGTAGCGATCATACATGGCAACATCTGAATTTTTTCCAGTATCGCTGCTATTTGCATGCGCGCATACCCCGGGTAAAACAATCTGACGGCAAGACGGAGGTTCAAAGTGTACCTTGGGCACGAAAAGGAAGTGGTTTCACTTTATTGTTTGAAGCGTTCTCTATGTTGCTGATAGAGAAAGAAATGCCTGTAAGCAGCGTTGCTTCCACGTTAAAGGTTTACGCACAACGTATCTGGGGAATTTTCAATTATTGGGTAGAACGTGCACATAAAAAAGATATCCCTGAAAACTTAACTCAAATCGGTTTTGATGAAACTTCACAGAAGAAGGGGCATAACTACATCACACATTTGGTCGATTTGAACGAACGGCGTGTACTTTACGCCTGTCAGGGCAAAGGTTCTGATTGTATCGAAGAGAGCGTAAAGTATTTAGAAAGCAAACATGTAGATACCACTCAAATCGAAGATGTTTGTATAGATATGTCACCCTCTTTTATCGCGGGTTGCACAGCGTATCTTCCAGAGAGTCAAATAACATTTGATAAGTTTCACGTGGTAAAAGAGGTCAATAAGGCGATGGATGAACTCCGTAAATTAGAACGAACAGGAAATGAGCTGCTGAAAGGACATAAGTATACTTTTCTGAAAAAGAAATTGAGCGACAAACTACAAACAGAGAAGGATATACTACTCGAGATGTATCCAAAGCTAGGGCAGGGATATTGGCTTAAAGAAATGTTTGAGGACTTTTGGCAGATAAAGGACACGGAAGAAGCAGAAAGCTATTTGGCCTTTTGGTGTGACTTTGCCATGGAATCTAAAATACAACCTTTTATCCGATTGGTAAATACCATTAAAGCCCACTGGAGAGGCATTGTGAGATATATAAAGAGTAAAATCTCAAATGGCATACTCGAAGGAATAAACTCAAAAATTCAATTGGCTAAAAAAAGAGCAAGGGGTTATAGAAACTCCCGGAATTTTATTAACATGATTTACTTTACCTGTGGCAAACTCAAATTTGACTACCCACAGTATTTCATATAG
- a CDS encoding dienelactone hydrolase family protein, with amino-acid sequence MKGFIILLLLMGIFQTILPQSLKTVSYQDGTQKLNGLVTSNAGKQLPGVLILPAWKGADNEARMAALNLEKEGYIAFIADIYGEGNIPSDNEAAAKLSGTYKNDYNAYQYRISLALEQLKAQGAKADKIAVIGYCFGGTGALEAARAGFNVQGVVSIHGGLSKDASRPNKPIQTKVLVEHPAEDKSVSREDLDNLVKELNEGNADWQIITYAHSGHTFTNPESPEYNDVMAMRAWNHTLLFLEEVLN; translated from the coding sequence ATGAAAGGATTCATCATTTTACTCCTGCTTATGGGTATTTTCCAAACAATACTGCCTCAATCACTGAAAACAGTTTCTTATCAAGATGGAACCCAGAAATTAAATGGACTGGTCACCTCAAATGCCGGCAAGCAGTTGCCAGGCGTTCTTATTCTTCCCGCCTGGAAGGGTGCGGACAATGAAGCGCGCATGGCCGCGTTGAATCTTGAGAAAGAAGGATACATTGCTTTCATAGCCGATATCTATGGCGAAGGAAACATACCTTCGGATAATGAAGCAGCTGCAAAACTTTCCGGCACATACAAGAATGACTACAATGCATATCAATACAGGATATCACTGGCTTTGGAGCAGTTGAAAGCACAAGGCGCGAAAGCAGATAAAATAGCGGTGATCGGTTACTGCTTTGGCGGGACAGGAGCTCTGGAAGCTGCACGGGCAGGATTCAACGTGCAGGGAGTGGTTTCCATACACGGCGGATTGAGTAAAGATGCAAGCCGGCCAAACAAGCCCATACAAACGAAAGTGTTGGTGGAGCACCCGGCAGAAGATAAGAGCGTATCGCGGGAGGATCTCGACAATCTGGTAAAAGAATTGAATGAAGGCAATGCCGACTGGCAAATCATCACCTATGCCCACTCCGGCCATACCTTCACAAATCCCGAGTCTCCAGAGTACAACGACGTGATGGCAATGAGAGCATGGAATCATACACTGTTGTTTCTGGAAGAGGTATTGAATTAG
- a CDS encoding acyl carrier protein phosphodiesterase: protein MNYLAHIYFSDSCRQVAVGNFIGDFVKGRRYKAYPSGIRKGILLHRQIDHFTDNHPAFKETVELLRPSFGRYSGIMADMYYDYLLASDFDRYGNGRSLDQFARNFYWSVLLYYWWLPKKVKGFIFHFIKTNRLKKYGTLAGLQQSLEIMSVHKSSAINPTLGIEFLAANESQLRNHFDQFMMEALQKFPLRR from the coding sequence TTGAATTACCTTGCCCATATTTATTTTTCGGACAGCTGTCGTCAGGTAGCCGTCGGCAATTTCATCGGAGATTTTGTCAAAGGTCGGAGATACAAGGCATATCCTTCGGGTATCAGAAAAGGAATCCTGTTGCACAGGCAAATCGATCATTTTACCGACAACCATCCTGCATTCAAGGAGACGGTGGAGCTACTCCGGCCATCATTCGGACGCTATTCGGGAATCATGGCCGACATGTATTATGATTATCTGCTCGCTTCCGATTTTGATAGATATGGCAATGGGCGGAGCCTCGACCAATTTGCCCGAAATTTTTACTGGTCTGTTTTACTTTACTACTGGTGGCTGCCCAAAAAGGTGAAAGGGTTCATTTTCCATTTCATAAAGACCAACCGGCTGAAGAAATATGGAACCCTCGCGGGACTGCAACAATCGCTCGAAATCATGTCTGTTCACAAGAGCTCCGCAATCAACCCCACCCTTGGCATCGAGTTCCTTGCAGCCAATGAATCGCAACTGAGAAACCATTTCGATCAATTCATGATGGAGGCACTGCAAAAATTTCCCCTTCGCAGATAA
- a CDS encoding metallophosphatase domain-containing protein, whose product MQILHLSDTHNRHNQLSNLPAADLLIHSGDFSCDGTVEEVLDFIRWFGALPYKYKIFVAGNHDDCLFEAQIDGLPDGCYYLCNSSIEIENIKFHGIPMFTADLVSGKCSKHVSEIPSDTNVLITHQPPFGLLDISEGINYGDLDLLYAVLKIRPDYHLFGHIHGSYGISENKHTQFSNASLVDMHYKLVNQPFGFAY is encoded by the coding sequence ATGCAAATACTACACTTATCAGATACACACAACAGGCACAATCAACTGAGCAACCTGCCGGCAGCCGATCTCCTTATTCACTCGGGCGACTTTTCATGCGATGGAACAGTAGAAGAGGTGCTGGATTTTATCAGGTGGTTTGGTGCTCTTCCATATAAGTATAAGATTTTCGTTGCAGGAAATCACGATGATTGTTTGTTTGAAGCTCAAATTGATGGACTACCTGATGGATGTTATTATCTATGTAATTCAAGCATTGAAATTGAAAATATCAAATTTCATGGAATACCCATGTTCACGGCTGATCTTGTGTCGGGAAAATGTTCCAAACATGTCAGTGAAATTCCTTCTGATACAAATGTTTTAATCACACATCAACCACCCTTTGGCTTGCTTGATATCTCAGAAGGTATAAATTATGGCGATCTTGATCTGCTGTATGCCGTATTAAAAATTAGACCGGATTATCATCTTTTTGGTCATATACATGGTTCTTACGGTATTTCAGAAAATAAGCACACGCAGTTTTCGAATGCCTCTCTCGTTGATATGCATTACAAATTAGTAAATCAGCCTTTTGGTTTTGCATATTAG
- a CDS encoding IS4 family transposase, with translation MNKSTYFFGQSVFGQLISMVDTRIIARNSKRYKADHYVKRFTAKDHLISMLFCVFAKCSSLREVAGAMLGLSGKTRHFQLGHIPYRSTLSDANKRRSVDFFSGVYHDLLREYQHVISDTRFKDVLNKQVEIFDSTVISLFQDILKCVGRTPSNGKRKGGIKVHTVINVDEPVPKMIWFSSAATNDHLLLRKLEPDDNTIYVFDKGYNDYKAFKLFCEKGAGFVTRIKENAVYKVEQELYIDECIHSGVLEDTIIEVTVKEDDGGSKLKLRKVVFYDRVLKRKFEFLTNLFEMRPDMIAALYKIRWQIELLFKQLKSNFPLKYFLGDNENAIKIQVYCALIVNLLLTVIQKRLKRPWAFSNLVSFCRIHLFNYLHLIKFLENPERDWQRDDQDLEMLTLFRGAYF, from the coding sequence ATGAACAAAAGTACTTATTTTTTTGGACAATCGGTATTCGGACAGCTCATATCTATGGTAGATACAAGGATTATCGCCCGAAACAGCAAACGGTACAAGGCCGATCATTACGTGAAACGTTTCACGGCTAAGGATCACCTTATAAGCATGTTGTTTTGCGTCTTCGCCAAATGCTCCTCCCTGCGCGAGGTGGCGGGTGCAATGCTCGGTCTTTCAGGCAAGACCAGGCATTTCCAGCTCGGCCACATACCCTACCGGAGCACCTTGTCGGACGCCAACAAGCGCAGGAGCGTTGATTTCTTCTCGGGCGTGTACCACGACCTGCTTCGCGAGTACCAACACGTGATCTCGGACACCCGCTTTAAAGATGTGTTGAACAAGCAGGTCGAGATCTTCGACAGCACGGTTATCAGTTTGTTCCAGGACATCTTGAAGTGCGTCGGCAGAACACCCTCGAACGGTAAACGCAAAGGGGGGATCAAGGTGCACACCGTTATCAATGTCGACGAGCCCGTTCCCAAGATGATATGGTTCTCATCCGCTGCCACGAACGATCACCTGCTGTTGAGGAAACTGGAACCGGATGACAACACTATTTACGTCTTCGACAAGGGATACAACGATTATAAAGCCTTCAAGCTGTTTTGTGAAAAGGGAGCCGGATTCGTTACCCGCATCAAGGAGAACGCCGTTTACAAGGTGGAGCAAGAACTTTACATCGATGAATGCATCCACAGCGGCGTGCTGGAAGACACTATCATCGAGGTGACCGTGAAGGAAGATGATGGCGGGAGCAAGCTGAAGTTGCGCAAGGTGGTGTTCTACGACAGGGTGTTGAAAAGGAAGTTCGAGTTCCTCACCAACCTGTTCGAGATGCGGCCCGACATGATAGCGGCCTTGTATAAAATAAGATGGCAAATAGAGCTGTTATTCAAGCAGTTAAAATCAAACTTCCCCCTGAAGTACTTCCTCGGGGATAACGAGAACGCGATAAAAATACAGGTATATTGCGCTTTGATCGTGAACCTCTTGCTCACGGTTATACAGAAGCGGTTGAAACGGCCTTGGGCATTCTCCAACCTGGTGTCATTTTGCAGGATACACCTGTTTAATTACCTGCACTTGATAAAATTTTTAGAAAACCCGGAACGAGATTGGCAACGAGATGACCAGGATTTAGAGATGCTTACCCTTTTCAGGGGGGCTTACTTTTGA
- a CDS encoding IS1380 family transposase translates to MQDKNSKKISFTACSVKKKFSSEQLTSYSGLSVTSDFINHCGIYGKLEHLFPTIRHNASRFSTAQILSSILLASLCGVHRLKRIENFTFDALVARLLKLPKNIDEDTIRRHLTGLGERGARSLHELLLGFTGMQVSRCGLSRLTLDCDSSTFTVYGNQQGAEVGYNSHKKGSKSYHPILCFVTEMKLLVNSWLRPGSAYTSNGVCEFVKETLAALPQKVEKVFFRADSGFFNGGLFNLLEDGKHEYLVKVKLKNLKDLLAGQTWQPIGPRTATCQFTHQCSGWRNPRMFYAVRIIKQMVEVDYFGEKQFVPEYEYFCYCSNLKGLDALQLHTLYGSRSESENWIEQTKNSLCAGKTITHDFWVNDILWQLSSFAYSLSVLMRYRGDFWVWRQEHSTFREWFIRVPGKVVKSGRQVTVKMPKEYYRKAGWRDFEQRITTTMTG, encoded by the coding sequence ATGCAAGACAAAAATAGTAAAAAAATCTCATTTACTGCCTGTTCAGTAAAGAAAAAGTTCAGTTCAGAACAATTAACATCATATTCAGGGTTAAGCGTAACCTCTGATTTTATCAACCATTGCGGTATTTATGGCAAGCTGGAACATCTTTTTCCAACCATCCGCCACAATGCAAGCCGTTTCAGCACAGCCCAAATACTCTCAAGTATCCTGTTGGCATCGTTGTGCGGTGTTCACCGTTTGAAGCGGATTGAAAACTTCACCTTTGACGCCTTGGTTGCCCGCTTGTTGAAGTTACCCAAGAACATTGACGAGGACACCATACGCCGCCATTTGACAGGTTTGGGTGAAAGGGGCGCCCGTTCGCTTCACGAGCTGTTGTTGGGTTTTACAGGCATGCAAGTTTCCCGTTGCGGTTTAAGCCGCTTGACACTTGATTGCGACTCAAGCACATTTACCGTTTACGGCAACCAACAAGGGGCTGAGGTGGGTTATAACTCGCATAAGAAGGGTTCGAAAAGCTATCACCCCATCTTATGTTTTGTCACGGAGATGAAACTGCTTGTCAATTCATGGCTCCGCCCGGGTTCAGCTTACACCTCAAACGGAGTTTGTGAGTTTGTCAAAGAAACCTTGGCCGCTCTTCCCCAAAAGGTGGAGAAGGTGTTTTTCAGGGCCGACAGCGGTTTTTTCAATGGTGGATTATTTAATTTGTTAGAAGACGGTAAACATGAATATTTGGTGAAAGTAAAGCTGAAAAACCTGAAAGATTTACTTGCCGGGCAGACTTGGCAGCCGATTGGCCCACGGACGGCGACCTGTCAGTTTACACATCAATGTAGCGGTTGGAGGAATCCCCGCATGTTTTATGCCGTGCGCATCATAAAGCAAATGGTTGAAGTCGATTATTTTGGCGAAAAACAATTTGTACCCGAGTATGAGTACTTTTGCTATTGCTCGAACCTGAAAGGATTGGATGCCTTGCAGCTCCATACCCTTTATGGATCCCGATCAGAGAGTGAGAATTGGATCGAGCAAACCAAAAACTCGCTTTGTGCGGGAAAAACCATCACGCATGATTTTTGGGTAAACGATATTCTTTGGCAACTTTCGTCATTTGCCTACAGTTTATCGGTGCTCATGCGATACCGGGGCGACTTTTGGGTTTGGCGTCAAGAGCACTCTACCTTCCGAGAATGGTTTATCCGAGTGCCGGGTAAAGTGGTGAAATCCGGCAGGCAGGTCACGGTAAAAATGCCTAAGGAGTATTACCGAAAAGCGGGGTGGCGTGATTTTGAGCAGCGAATAACGACAACGATGACCGGATGA
- a CDS encoding DUF6140 family protein, with product MSKVFRITPKRVKRTNGTLLTPDMVITVTTLQHTNNPFYNGAKEIKEAYLRLFRFDYQRANCNKNDFEVEQLD from the coding sequence ATGTCAAAAGTATTTAGAATAACACCGAAACGTGTTAAACGTACAAATGGAACTCTATTGACACCAGATATGGTGATTACAGTTACAACCCTGCAACACACTAACAATCCATTTTACAATGGAGCGAAAGAAATCAAAGAAGCTTATTTGCGTCTTTTCCGCTTTGATTATCAGAGAGCCAATTGTAATAAGAATGATTTTGAAGTGGAGCAGTTAGATTAA
- a CDS encoding PDDEXK-like family protein, protein MTNTQIKNFFSLVATKKKLVEQIRYLYGKELAVNFNSFDFWSIDENKVSEIIAFFLNPDGCHEQGDAYLRLFLKKFDLDFFNYSETDKISVHCESSTENNRRIDIVIVKNNYEKAIGIENKIYTWTQDQHNQINDYYEYLLEKTNGNFCLIYLSPASKEISNESISKENRFQYISDQRLKQLTYEDHLIECIREFGNITQNYRVKSFLCDLEKKLKKMYMGEENVNSKQVIKDLILENKENIEISFLVANSLKEVKYKLKEKFNEQIEEIGRELNIKVEGIYLVPSKWSKHKIGFSFERGGIIYGVKRITPDINRSRLSEIENIFQQQFMVSEWWPMYQFFYSNIEIDKDFWIDVSTGRAKERAKDFIKAINDKLNNENY, encoded by the coding sequence ATGACAAACACTCAGATCAAAAACTTTTTCTCTCTCGTAGCTACGAAAAAGAAACTGGTTGAACAAATCAGATATCTTTATGGTAAGGAATTAGCCGTAAATTTTAATTCCTTTGATTTTTGGAGTATTGATGAAAACAAAGTATCTGAAATAATTGCATTCTTTTTAAACCCAGATGGCTGTCATGAACAGGGAGATGCTTATTTAAGACTTTTTCTAAAGAAGTTTGACCTTGATTTCTTTAATTATTCAGAGACGGATAAAATAAGTGTTCATTGTGAAAGTTCCACAGAAAACAATAGAAGAATTGATATAGTTATTGTGAAGAATAATTATGAAAAAGCTATCGGTATTGAAAATAAGATTTATACATGGACTCAGGATCAGCATAATCAGATAAATGACTATTATGAATATTTACTAGAGAAAACAAATGGTAATTTTTGTCTAATCTATTTGAGTCCTGCGAGTAAAGAAATTTCAAATGAAAGCATTAGTAAAGAGAATAGATTTCAATATATTTCAGATCAAAGGCTAAAACAATTGACTTATGAAGATCATTTGATTGAATGTATCAGAGAATTCGGAAATATTACGCAAAACTACAGAGTTAAATCATTTTTATGTGACTTAGAAAAAAAATTAAAAAAAATGTATATGGGAGAAGAAAATGTAAATTCGAAACAAGTAATTAAAGATTTAATACTTGAAAATAAGGAAAATATAGAAATATCCTTCCTAGTGGCAAACTCACTAAAAGAAGTTAAATATAAATTGAAGGAGAAATTTAATGAGCAAATTGAAGAAATAGGTAGAGAGTTGAATATTAAAGTTGAGGGAATTTATTTGGTACCTAGTAAATGGTCTAAACACAAAATTGGTTTTAGTTTTGAACGTGGAGGAATTATTTATGGCGTGAAAAGAATCACTCCAGATATAAATAGATCGAGGCTATCGGAAATAGAAAATATTTTTCAGCAACAATTCATGGTTTCAGAATGGTGGCCCATGTATCAATTTTTCTACAGCAATATAGAGATTGATAAAGATTTTTGGATTGATGTTAGCACAGGTCGAGCAAAAGAAAGAGCAAAAGATTTTATAAAAGCTATTAACGATAAATTAAATAACGAAAATTATTGA
- a CDS encoding helix-turn-helix transcriptional regulator: protein MTIKRKNSKESTSNLFNRYVWLIDLIYRKKNITFEEINEQWQRSSLNYAYDDLPLRTFHNHRKAIEQMFDINIECDKRNGYSYYIENSEDMEMGGVRSWLLNTFAINNLINESHKLKHRILFEKIPRGQEYLTTIIEAMRDNFSLMITYKAFWQDNPATFEIRPYFIRVFKQRWYLIAFNPFREKIQTYALDRIRDMSITENKFTLPADVDFESYYDDCFGIITDNNISTEKLLIKVGNYQAAYIKALPLHGSQKVVKSDADYTLFEYFIKPTYDIRQEILSHGDDVEVLQPEWFREEIAAIVRKQEEIYKNE, encoded by the coding sequence ATGACAATCAAACGAAAAAACAGCAAAGAGAGCACATCAAACCTTTTTAATCGTTATGTATGGCTCATAGATTTGATATACAGGAAAAAGAACATCACCTTCGAAGAGATCAACGAACAGTGGCAACGATCGTCTCTGAACTATGCATATGACGATTTACCGCTGCGCACATTTCATAACCACCGGAAAGCAATTGAACAGATGTTCGATATCAACATCGAGTGCGACAAGCGTAACGGCTATTCATACTACATTGAGAATTCCGAAGATATGGAAATGGGAGGCGTACGAAGCTGGCTACTAAACACATTTGCTATTAATAATCTGATCAATGAGAGCCACAAGCTGAAACACCGGATTCTGTTTGAAAAGATACCCCGGGGACAGGAGTACTTAACTACCATAATCGAAGCCATGCGGGATAATTTCTCGTTGATGATCACCTATAAGGCATTCTGGCAAGACAATCCGGCAACATTCGAGATACGCCCTTATTTCATCAGAGTATTCAAACAACGTTGGTACCTGATCGCATTCAATCCCTTTAGAGAAAAAATACAAACATACGCGCTGGATCGTATCAGAGACATGTCGATAACTGAAAACAAATTCACACTACCTGCAGATGTCGATTTTGAATCCTACTACGATGACTGTTTCGGCATTATTACAGACAACAATATTTCCACTGAAAAATTGTTGATTAAAGTCGGCAACTACCAGGCTGCCTATATAAAGGCCCTCCCACTCCACGGTTCACAAAAAGTGGTTAAATCCGATGCAGATTACACCCTGTTTGAATATTTCATCAAACCCACCTACGATATCCGGCAGGAAATACTCTCCCACGGTGACGATGTGGAAGTCCTCCAACCGGAATGGTTCAGGGAGGAGATAGCTGCGATAGTCAGGAAGCAGGAGGAGATTTATAAAAATGAGTGA